CAGGGCAAGCTGTGATGCCCAGGCACGAGGCGAGGGGTGAGCCGTGGGGTTGGGCTAGCTGGGGTGTAGGGGGCTAGTAGGGAGGAAAGGAGGGCAACAAGGTGGGGAAGGGGGTTATGGGGGGAAGAAGGGTGTATGGGCAGGGGCACGCGGCGGTCAGGGTTAGCCAGTGGTTGGGGGtccagggggatgtgggggagtgcaggcagggaaggcaggatgCTGGTGTAAGGGGGTGCAGGTAAGGAAAGGGGGGCCGGCCAGGGGAAGCAGGACGATGCGGGATGCTTAGGGGCACGTGGGGGTGCAGCAGGAGGGGTGAAGGGGAACACTGGGGGGGTATGGGAGtagggggtgcagaggggctacgagaggggtgtggggggaccaTAGTTAAGGGTGCAGGGGTACTGTGGCTAGGGGTGCAAAGGGGCACCGGTGGGGTATAGGGGTACCATGACTGGGGTGCCGGGGCACTGCagttggggtgcagagggggtgcAGGTGCACCATGGTTAGGGTTGTGGGCAGTGCGGGGTACCATGGGCGGGGGTGCAGGGAAAGTGCAGGGGTACCATGGGCGGGGGTGCAGGGAAGGTGCAGGGGTACCGTGGgtaggggtgcagggggaggaagggggagcaggaCGCCGTGGttaggggtgcagggggctgcatGCGTTGGGGTGCAGCGGTCATATTATTGGGGTGCAGGGGTAGCACGAGGAGGACAGAGGGGTGCAGGGGACCGCGGTCGGGGGCGCAGGGGGTACGGGGGGTGCAAGGGTAACGTGGTTAGCGGTGCGAGGGGGGTGCAGGGTACCGTGGCGAGGGGCGCAGGCCTGCGGGGGGGGCgagggcaccggggcagccccccgggcgctgccggccccaCGCCGCTCCCCGgacccgcccgccccggccctacctccgcgctgccgccgccggcgcctGCCCAgaccggcccggccgggccccgctccgcccgctcgggcccgccccgccccgccgccggcagcgggcagggggcgggcaggggaggagcggggggcacAGGACGGGCAGGGGGCGGGCCgggcaccctcctgccccaccccagaggcagagatggggctggagcccggggagccccgcggcgcTTGGGGACACACGCAGAAAGCAGAGCAGCATCGGTTTATTGGCCTCACGACAGACGACACCCCGTCCcgccaccctggggacaccccagaAGAGAACAGTAGCCCTCACGCCAGCCGCCTGTGCCCCCAGTCCCTCGGGACACCCCGGCCACCCGTCCTCCGCTcggcaggggaggaggcagcgctCACTTCAGCTGGCGCAGGAAGCCCAGCAGGGCCTGGTGGAAGTCCTCCGGCTTGTCCAGGTAGCAGGCATGGCCGGCATCGGGCACCACGGCCACACGGTGCCTGGGGAGGTGCCGGAGGCTCTGCAGGGCCTGGGGACCCAGGCTTGTGTCACGGTCACCGTAGAGGATCAGGGTGGGCGTCTTGgtaaggggagagagaaaaccagaGCGCTTGTCAGAGCGGGAAATGGCCACCGCGCTTCCCCTGGGCTATGCCCACCTCCATCCGTCACCACGGGGAGCTGCAAAGCCAAGGGAAGGCAGGTGCCAGCCCCTCCATGAGCTGGTAGGGCACAGGTCCCCCTCACTCACCCCAAAACAGGGTCACCGTCCATGCCACCCTCCAGCCAGCTGGCCCACGAagccagcacccagggaccccccaggagCCCAACAACCCACCTCACCTGGACCTGCCGGTACTGCTCAGCAGCGTAGTCCTTGGTGCCCACGGGTGCAACAGGCACGAAGCCCGCCAGCCGGTCCCCCCGCgccaggaggaagggcagggcaAAGCGGCCGCTCATGGAGGGGCTGACGAGAACGGGCCTCCGCATGCCCAGCTCCTGGAGGACATGGTCCAGGAAAGCCACCCGGCCCTGTGCCGTGGTCACCATCTCCGCCAGGGGCGAATTCCCGTAGCCTGGCATGGGGCAGAGGGCACTGGGtgggcgcggggcaggggggaTTGTGCAGCCTGCAGTGGTCTCTCCCCTCAAGGCTCAGCTGGCTTGGCAAAAAATAGGCACCCGATCAAGCCCCGGCGGTTGTACAGCCACAGCCACGTGCCAGCCGGACCGAGCCAGCCCCAGCCAAAGGGTTTGGGTGCCCATGGAGGTCAACGCCCCGGGGCAAAGCCAAATCCCAGGCACACTGCCCCAGGGACCGCCGCTAGCTGCCTAAAGAGGTCCAGAGCCCTCCCTAAAGAGGTCCAGAGCCCAGCGGTGGCTGAGGTGAGGGACTGGAGCTGCCCAGAGGGATCAACTTAAGCGCAGTGCCATGGTCCTACCGGGCAGATCTATCGCAACCGCACGGTAGCCTTCTCCGGCGAGCAGTGCCAGCGTGCCCACAGCCTCCCACGTCTTGGAGGTGAACGCCTGGCCGTGCAGGAACAGGACATCGGGCCTGTGGCGGGGAAGACAGGTGGGAAGGGGTTCAGGGAAGATGCCGTACCCGCAGGCGTCCAGCAGCCATGAGGGCTGGTGGAGACCAAACCCCAGGGCCTGTCACCCCCCACCTTCCTCCACCACCGGAGCCGGTGGGCTGACCCACCTCCcggggctggcagtgctgctggcctGGGGCCCTGCGGAAACCTCCCTGTAGAAGACGGGGGGCTGTCCCGCAGTCGTTCCCGTTCGCGCGGTGGCGTtggccgccc
This sequence is a window from Mycteria americana isolate JAX WOST 10 ecotype Jacksonville Zoo and Gardens chromosome 11, USCA_MyAme_1.0, whole genome shotgun sequence. Protein-coding genes within it:
- the ABHD14A gene encoding protein ABHD14A — protein: MPPARSRLGLLLLGVLLTLVLYLLLPAAQHEQHSAGTRPGEGKRGRRAANATARTGTTAGQPPVFYREVSAGPQASSTASPGRPDVLFLHGQAFTSKTWEAVGTLALLAGEGYRAVAIDLPGYGNSPLAEMVTTAQGRVAFLDHVLQELGMRRPVLVSPSMSGRFALPFLLARGDRLAGFVPVAPVGTKDYAAEQYRQVQTPTLILYGDRDTSLGPQALQSLRHLPRHRVAVVPDAGHACYLDKPEDFHQALLGFLRQLK